A window of the Streptomyces sp. NBC_01351 genome harbors these coding sequences:
- a CDS encoding alpha/beta fold hydrolase yields the protein MDMDKVFSADGTTIAYEQRGSGPAVVLVGGAFMTRGDSAALAALLAEHFTVFTYDRRGRGDSGDGPVYDVQREVEDLDAVIGHAGGEAMVFGMSSGAVLALEAAARGSAVSRLALYEPPFVTDDSRAPLPADYVAHLTELVEREAYGDAVAYFMTAAVGLPAEVVNGMRQAPFWAGMETTARTLPYDGMVMGDTMSGRPLPADRWQSVTVPVLVGSGDAGAPHMLSGARELAALADNFALRVFPGQEHNIDPTRIAPALTDFFTAGEQA from the coding sequence ATGGACATGGACAAGGTCTTCTCGGCCGACGGCACGACCATCGCCTACGAGCAGCGGGGCTCGGGCCCCGCCGTGGTGCTCGTCGGCGGCGCTTTCATGACCCGCGGTGACTCCGCCGCGCTCGCGGCCCTGCTCGCCGAGCACTTCACCGTCTTCACGTACGACCGCCGCGGCCGCGGCGACAGTGGGGACGGTCCGGTGTACGACGTGCAGCGCGAGGTCGAGGACCTGGACGCGGTGATCGGGCACGCGGGCGGCGAGGCCATGGTCTTCGGCATGTCCTCGGGTGCCGTGCTCGCACTGGAGGCGGCGGCCCGGGGCAGCGCCGTCTCCCGCCTGGCGCTCTACGAGCCGCCCTTCGTCACCGACGACAGCCGCGCGCCGCTGCCCGCCGACTACGTCGCCCACCTGACGGAGCTCGTGGAGCGGGAGGCGTACGGCGACGCCGTGGCCTACTTCATGACCGCCGCCGTGGGTCTGCCCGCCGAGGTCGTCAACGGGATGCGGCAGGCCCCCTTCTGGGCCGGGATGGAGACCACCGCCCGCACCCTGCCCTACGACGGCATGGTCATGGGCGACACCATGTCGGGCCGCCCCCTTCCCGCCGACCGCTGGCAGTCCGTCACGGTGCCGGTGCTCGTCGGCAGCGGGGACGCGGGCGCGCCGCACATGCTGAGCGGCGCTCGGGAACTCGCCGCACTGGCCGACAACTTCGCCCTGCGCGTCTTCCCCGGCCAGGAGCACAACATCGACCCGACGCGCATCGCCCCCGCCCTGACCGACTTCTTCACCGCCGGGGAGCAGGCCTGA
- a CDS encoding TetR/AcrR family transcriptional regulator: protein MDTRSARKHQAILEAATTVFLNKGYSGTSMDDIAKLAAVSKQTVYKHFADKEKLFAAIVLATTDRIDGMIDLVTDVPADADGLEEALTRLARRLLATLTQPQVLQLRRLIIANADTFPELGATWYEQGFERVLATLAATFRRLTDQGLLKADDPMLAAHHFAGLLLWIPVNQAMFHGSAQHSDADLERYAAGGIRAFLAAYR from the coding sequence ATGGACACTCGTTCGGCGCGCAAGCACCAGGCGATCCTGGAGGCCGCGACCACCGTGTTCCTGAACAAGGGGTACTCGGGGACGAGCATGGACGACATCGCGAAGCTGGCCGCGGTGTCCAAGCAGACCGTCTACAAGCACTTCGCGGACAAGGAGAAGCTGTTCGCCGCGATCGTCCTGGCCACCACCGACCGCATCGACGGCATGATCGACCTGGTGACCGACGTCCCGGCGGACGCCGACGGCCTGGAGGAGGCCTTGACCCGTCTCGCCCGCCGGCTCCTGGCGACCCTCACCCAGCCCCAGGTCCTCCAGCTGCGACGCCTGATCATCGCCAACGCCGACACGTTCCCCGAACTGGGAGCCACCTGGTACGAGCAGGGCTTCGAACGGGTGCTGGCCACCCTGGCGGCCACCTTCCGACGCCTGACCGACCAGGGGCTCCTCAAGGCCGACGACCCGATGCTGGCCGCACACCACTTCGCCGGCCTGCTGCTGTGGATTCCGGTGAACCAGGCCATGTTCCACGGCAGCGCCCAGCACAGTGACGCCGACCTTGAGCGCTACGCCGCCGGGGGCATCCGCGCCTTCCTCGCGGCCTACCGCTGA